GGGGCTGCGGCCCGATGAGGTCGAGGTGCAGGCCGTGCTGGGCCGGGTGGACGGCACCGACCTGCTCATGGACCCCGTCACCGTACCCATGACGCACACCGCCACCGACGACGACGGGATGGCGATCTTCTCGACCACGGCGCCGTTGCCTGTGGCCGGGTCGGTGGGGTACACCGTGCGGGTGCTTCCGCATCACGCGCTGCTGGCCTCGGGCGCCGAGTTGGGTCTGGTGCGGCTGGCGTGAGCAGTGCGCTGACCGTCCCTCTGCCGGGCGGACCGTACGCGTTGGCGGCCGGACCCGACGGCCGCATGTGGGTCACCCTCGTGCACAGCGGCGAGATCGCCGCGGTCGCCGCCGACGGTGCGACGACAGTGTTCCCGGTGGCACCCGAGGCGAAGCCGTCCCTGATCGTCGCCGGTGCGGACGGGGCGATGTGGTTCACCCGGACCGGGGACGGGCAGATCGGCCGGATCACCGTCGACGGCACGCAGACCGCCTTCCCCCTGAGCGAGGGCAGTGCCCCCTACGGTCTGGTCGTTGGCCACGACGGCTGTGTGTGGTTCACCGAGATGACCCACGGCGGAATCGGCAGAATCACGCCCGCCGGTGAGGTCTCCACGGAACAGATGGTGCGCGGCGCGCCCTCGATGATCTGCTGCGGACCGGACAACGCGCTGTGGTTCACCCTCAACCAGGGCAACGCCATCGGCCGTCTGGACCCCAGCGGCGCTTACACCGTCCGCGAGGTGCCAACCCGCAACGCCGGGCCAGTCGGCATCGCCGCGACGCACGACGACGCAGTCTGGTTCACCGAGATCCGCGCCGACAAGCTGGGCCGGATCCCGGTCGACGACGCGATGCAGGAGATGCCCCTGCCGGGGAAACCGCACGCGGTGCTCGCCGACCCCGCGGGCGGCGTGTGGGTGAGCCTGTGGGGCAGCGATCAGTTGGCGCGTGTGACCGCCGACGGCGAGATCACGACGTTCGACCTGCCGCAGGGCAGCGAGCCGCACGGATTGGCCGTCGGCCTCGACGGGGCGGTGTGGGTCGCGCTCGAGTGCGGGTTCGTCCAGCGGCTGCCCGTCTGACTCGACCAACCTTGTTCGGATGGCTGTGTGACGGCGAGGTAAGTTCCCAAAAGGGGTGTCGGCGGTCACGTTGCAGCAACGCGGCGTGACGCGGGCCGACGCTCGGGGAAAGGCGAATTGTGATCCGCGTTCAACGTGCCGCTGCGGTCGCGGCGGGCGTCCTGTTGCTCACCGTCGGCGTGCCGTCTGCCGGCGCGGACCCGGGGCCCGCAGTGGAACCGGCCGTCGATGCCGTCGAGGCCGTAGCGGTCGAACCCCCTCCGGCCGACCCCGCGGCCGTCGCCGACCCTGCTCAGGCCGTGGTCGAACCCGCTGCGGCCGTCGACGACGGCGCCGTCGTCTCCAACGCGCCGGCCACCTCGACCGCACCCGACGGCTGGACCCTGACCGTGGGCGCCAAGGATGAGTTCATCAAGCCGGTCGCACCGCTGACGACGGCACTGTCGTCGCGGGACTACGAGGTCCGCGGAGTGTTCAACGGGTCCGCCGTCGGCCCGGATGGCGATGGCGAAACTCCCGAGGGCGTCCTCGAAGTCGGGTATCAGATCGGCTGCGGCATCGACATGAGCACGTCCAACGGCGTCTCGTTGACCGGCAGCGTGGGCGTCACCCCGTCGATCGGCCTGCTCGGCATCGACAGCAACGGCATCGGCATCGACGGTGTGGCGCCGGTGCTCTCGACTCCGGTCAGCGGTGGTATCGCGATCGGCCTCAAACCCGGCATCGTCAACATCGTCCCGGTCACCAAGAAGGAGTACGAGGGCGCGGATCCGTGGGTGTCCATCAACGGCTTCCACATCAAGATCGACGGCTGTGTGGGGGAGTCCTTCATTCGGTCCTACGCGGTGTTGACCCGGTCGACGAAGGTCTCCGACGCCATCCAGGCCTACTACGGCACCACCAAGAAGGTCTGAGGCTCACGGGAAGCGACGCAGGCAGCGCTCCTGATCGCCGAGCACGCCCGTCCGGAACGCGTCGATTCGGGAGAACCCGGCGGGCACCGTCTCGCCGTTGACATCGCTGGCCGCCAGACCGTTGATCAGCAGGCCGGCCACGGCCTCGTCGACATCGCCTGCGGTCAGCGCGATCGTGTTGCCCGCGGGAGTGTTGACCCGTGCGGTGAGCATTGTCGTGGCCACACCGGTCAGGCACGCCGTGCGCAGACCGGCTTCTGCGCTGTCGAGTTCCAGGCCGCGTTCGTTCTGCAGCGCCAGCACGTAGCGGGACATCAACACCGAGTAGGCCGAGTTGTCGCCGGAGAGCATCGCGGACGGGTCGTCCCCGTCACGCGGCGACCCCATCTCCTGAAGTCCGGGCAGATCGACGGCGAGCGTGTTGGTGCTCGGGCAGTAGGAGACCGGCGGGCTCGGTCTGGCGTCCTGGCACGCCGACGCCCGATCGCCGTCGAAGGTCAGGGTCGGCGGATTCTCCGGCGAGAACTTGGCGTTCATGGCGTCGACGAACGCGCGCACCGACTCCTCGGACACCGCCCATTCCCCGGTCTCGCCGCCCGCCAGCGCGACCGGCAGGTCTCCGCGCCGCTGGGCCACCTCCTTGGCGTCGATCGAGGCGCACGCCGACGGCCCGTCGGTGAAGCCGAACTGGAAGGCCGAGATCCGTTCGAACGCCGTGCCGTGTTCGTCCTCGCCTGCGCCGAAGGACCGGTCCTCCTCGGTCAGCAGCGGATCGCGGAAGGAGATCATGCTGACCAGCAGGTTGTTGAGGCCGTCGCCCGTGCTGAGGGTGAAACGGTCGGAGTTGTCCTCGGCCACCCAGCGCATGTAGGCGCCCGAGAAGCAGTCCGCCTGCTGTTCGGCGACCAGCGTGGAGACATTGCGCTTGTTCAATCGCGCCTGCTTCTGCACCGAATGCCCGTATTCGTGGGCCAGCACCATCGTGATGGCCATATCGCCGTGGGCGCGGCGCAGCGCCGGGAACAGTTCGCCGCGGTCCCACCCGATGGTGTTGTCGACGGGGCAGAATGCGGCGTTCACCAGGCCCGCGGTGAAGTCGCCGCAGAAGTTCTCCGCGTACCCATTGGAGTCCCACGACACCAGGGCGCTGACGGGCTTGAACGCCCCGGGAAACGCCTCGCTGAACGCGGCGTCCCAGTACTCCTCGATGTCACTGACGGATTGTGCGGCGATCTGGTCGATCTTGCCGCCGTCGGACTCCTCGACGTCGCGCGCGTCGAGGCTGATGCCGCTGCGCAACCCCGTGGGCCCGTCGACGGCCTGCATGCCGGCAACCTTGAACGGATCGGCGTACACCGAGACCGCACTGCCCTGCACGACCGTCGAGCATGACGCCAGCAGTGTGGCGGTGGCGGTGACCGCCACACCCGTCGCGAGTACCCGCAGCACCGTCGGCAACCTCCCCGATCCATGGCGCAGCGACGCCCCGACTTCGGCCAGACTAGTGGGTGGTGGGGCTCACTCGCCGTCGATCGCGGCGCGCAGTCTGCTCAGGGCCTTGCGCACCTGCTGCGGATCGGTGGTGGCCCAGAACGGCGGCAGTGACGCGCGCAGGTAACCGGCGTATCGCGCCGTGGCCATCCGGGAGTCCAGGACCGCGACCACACCGCGATCGTCGGCGCGGCGCAGCAGGCGGCCCGCGCCCTGCGCGAGCAGCAGCGCGGCATGGTTGGCCGAGACGGCCATGAAGCCGTTGCCGCCGCGCGCCGAGACCGAGCGCTGACGCGCGGTCAGCAGCGGGTCGTCGGGGCGGGGGAATGGGATCCGGTCGATGAGCACCAGCGACAGCGAGGGGCCCGGGACGTCGACGCCCTGCCACAACGACAGGGTGCCGAACAGGGACGTCGCGTGGTCTTGAGCGAACTGCTCGATCAGCGTCGCCGTCGACTCCTCGCCCTGGCACAGCACCGGTGTGTCGAGGCGCTCGCGCATGGCCTCCGCGGCGGCCCGGGCCGCGCGCATCGAGGAGAACAGCCCAAGGGTCCGGCCCCCGGCAGCGGTGATGAGTTCCTCGATCTCCGTGAGTTGTTCGGCCGAGCCAGTGCCGTCCCGTCCGGGCGGCGGGAGGGTCTTGGCGACGTACAGGATGCCCGACTTCTGGTGCTCGAACGGGGAGCCGACGTCGATGCCGCGCCACTTGGGTGCGGGTGCCGCGGGCGCGGGTTGGTCGCCCTCGGCCGGATCGGTCCGACGCGCGGCCAGGCCCCAGGCACCGGCCATCGCCTCGAAGTTGCCGCCGACCGTCAGCGTCGCCGACGTCAACACCGTCGTCGTGGTGGCGAACAGTCGGGTTCGCAGCAGTCCGGCCACCGACAGCGGGGCCACCCGCAGCACCGGGCGCACTGACCCACGGTTGTCCTCATGGTCGAGCCAGACCACGTCGTAGCGCTCGGTCAGCGGCGGGCCGAACGACTCGAGGATTCGCGCCGCGGTGTCGTGGATGTCGGACAGCGCGGTCACCGCTTCGGCGCGGGCGGCGGCCGCCTGCGGGTCACCGGGTGTCGGGTTGATGTCCGCACGAGCGTTGTGCGCGGCGTCCCGCAGCGCGGTCAGGTAGGTGGCCAGTTCTTCGTCGAGGTGGTCGATGCGCCCCGGTTCGGCGTCGTGGATCGCCGAGGTGAACGTCGTGGCGGCGGCCTCCAACCGGGTCGTCAGTTCCGGGCCGATGAGCCGACTGCTGCGCCGCTGCGCTGCCGCCAGAACCGCGGCGGTCAGTTCGCCGGTGGCCACCGAGGTGACCCGGTCGACGAGTTCGTGTGCCTCGTCGATGACCAGCAGGTTGTGTTCGGGCAGCACCGAGGCGTCGGCGATGGCGTCGATGGACAGCAGTGCGTGATTGGTGACGACGACGTCCGCGGCCCCGGCGATCGCTCGCGCGCGCTCGGAGAAGCAGTCGCTGCCGAACGGGCAGCGCGCCACTCCGATGCATTCCCGGGCCGAGACGCTGACCTGAGACCACGCCCGCTCGCTGACTCCGGGCTTGAGTTCGTCGCGGTCACCGGACGTGGTCTCCGACGACCACGCGGTGAGGCGCTGCACCTCGCGGCCCAACGCAGAGGCGGCGAGCGGCTCGAACAGCTCCTCCTGCGGCGCGCCCTCCTCCGCGTCTCCCGCGGACCCGTTGTGGATCTTGTTGAGACACAGATAGTTTCCGCGCCCCTTCAACAACGCGAACCGCGGCTTCCGAGGCAGCGCCCGGCTCAGCGCGTCGGCCAGGCGGGGCAGGTCGCGGTCCACCAACTGTCGCTGTAGGGCGATCGTGGCGGTCGACACGACCACAGGTCCGGATTCGGCGTCGCGGACCGCCACCGCGATCGAGGGGACCAGGTAGGCCAGCGACTTACCGGTTCCGGTGCCAGCCTGGACCGCCAGGTGCTCACCGGTGGCGAAGGCATGCGCGACCGCCTTGGCCATCTCCACCTGGCCTTCGCGTTCGCTGCCGCCCAGCGCTGTCACCGCGGTGCTCAACAACTCCACGACGCGCGCCTGATCGACTCGGCTGGTCATACGCACCGAGTCATGGGGCGACGGTACGGGTGGGGATTGCCGGTTCGCCGTGGGACAGTTTCAGGCCCTCCCACGGAATGCTGGTCAGGCCGGTGGCGACCAGCGCTCGGGCGGACGCGAGATCGACGTCGACGACGGCACGGCCCTCGCGGACCAGGGGGATCGTCAGCAGGCGCCCGGCGTCGGGTCCGGCGGGGCGCTGCCCGACCGGGAACACGACCTCCTCGGTGATGGTGCCCGTCGGCTTGGAAAGTCGCACGGCCTGCTTGGCACCGCCCTGGGACTCCTTCTGGCTGCTGCGTTTTCGCACCGGACGGCCGTCCACCTCGACCAGCTTGTAGACCATGTTGGCGGTCGGCGCCCCGGATCCGGTGACCAGCGAGGTGCCCACGCCGTAGATGTCGACGGGTTCGGCCCGCAGCGCGGCGATCGCGTACTCATCGAGGTCGCCGGACACCACAATGCGGGTGCCGGTGGCGCCGAGGTCGTCCAACTGGCGGCGGGCCTGCCGGGCCAGCACCCCGAGGTCACCCGAGTCGATGCGCACCGCACCCAGTTCGGTGCCCGCGGCGGCCACGGCGTTGGCGATGCCGGTGGTCACGTCGTAGGTGTCGACCAACAGCGTGGTGCCCACGCCGAGGGCTGCGACCTGGGCGCGGAAGGCCGCGGGTTCGTCGGGTCCGTCCGCGCCGGTGTAGAGCATGGTGAAGGCGTGCGCGCTGGTGCCGAGGGCAGGAACGCCGAACCGGCGACTGGCCTCGAGGTTGGAGGTGCCCGTGAAGCCTGCGATGTAGGCCGCGCGGGCAGCGGCCACCGCGGCCTGCTCGTGCGTGCGACGCGAGCCCATCTCGATCAGAGTCCGCTTCGCCGCGGCGCTGACCATCCGGGCCGCGGCCGAGGCGATCGCGGAGTCATGGTTGAAGATCGACAGAGCCAACGTCTCCAGCAGCACACACTCGGCGAACGTGCCGCGCACCGTGAGCACGGGGGAGTGGGGGAAGTACAGATCACCCTCGGCGTAGCCGTCGATGTCGCCCCGGAACGAGAAATCGCGCAGGAAGTCCAACGTGGCGGCATCGCAGAAGTCCGCGACCGCGGCCAGCGCGGTGTCATCGAATCTGAAGTGCGGCAGCGCTTCCAGCAGCCGCCCGGTGCCCGCGACGATGCCGAAGCGACGACCGTCGGGCAGTCGTCGGGCGAACAGTTCGAAGGTGGCCTGACGCTGCGCTGTACCGTCGCGCAGTGCCGCCGACAGCATGGTCAGCTCGTACTTGTCGGTCAGCAGCGCCACCGTCACACCGAGCTACGTTAGTCGAGCCGGGTCGGTGTCCGTCGATGGCGCGGCGCGGGCGCTCCTCTCGGCTGATTCGGGGAGCGGATCCCGCGGCCGGTATCCTGTCTTGCATGGCTGCGTCTGCACCGACCAAGCCGGGGGCGGCTGGGCAACAGCAGGTCGACACCGTCGCGTCGACTGAACGACCGTGGGTGACCATCGTGTGGGATGACCCGGTCAACCTCATGAACTACGTCACCTATATCTTCCAGAAGCTGTTCGGCTACTCCGAGCCCAAGGCCACCGAGTTGATGCTCCAGGTGCATCACGAGGGCAAGGCTGTGGTGTCCTCGGGCACGCGGGAGTCCATGGAGGTCGACGTCACCAAGCTGCATGCGGCCGGGCTGTGGGCCACCATGCAGCAGGACCGCTGACCGCGGCGTAACGAAAGGTTCCAGGGAGCGCGTGCGCAAATGGAAGCGGGTGGAGACCGATCAGGGCCCGCGGTTCCGGTCAACGCTGGCTCCCCACGAGGCCGCACTGCTGCGCAGTCTGGTGTCGTCGGTCGTCGGCATGCTCGACGACCGCGAGGCGTCCTCGCCCGCCGACGAACTCGAACAGATCACCGGCATGCGCACGGGCAACGCGACACCGCCCGACGACGCCACGATGGCTCGGCTGCTGCCCGACTTCTTCCGTCAGCAGCGTGAGCATCCCGCGGGATCGGCGGTCGCCGAAAGTCTCAACGCTGCTCTGCGCAGCCTGCACGAGCCCGAAATCATCGACGCCAAACGTGAGTCAGCGCAACAACTTCTGGAATCCTGCCCGGCCGACGGCGGCAAGTTCGAACTCACCGAGGAGCAGGCAGGAGCCTGGATCGCCGCAGTCAACGATGTGCGGCTGTCGTTGGGTGCCATGCTGCAGATCGGTCCCGAGGGCCCAGACCGACTGCCTTCCGAACATCCCCTGGCGGGACATCTCGATGTGTATCAATGGCTGACTGTGCTCCAGGAGTATCTGGTGCTTGCGCTGATGGGACAGATGTGACGATGACAGGTTCAATCACCGACGTGGCCGGAATTCTGGTCGGGCAGCATCACCGGATCGATCCGGACGCGACCCTGGGATCGGGATGGGCCGCCGGCAGCACCGTGGTGATCGCGCCACCGGGCACCGTCGGCGCGGTCGATGTCCGCGGCGGCGCCCCGGGCACCCGCGAGACCGATCTGCTGGATCCGGCGAACAGCGTCCGCTACGTCGACGCCGTGGTCCTGACCGGCGGCAGCGCCTACGGACTCGCGGTGGCCGACGGCGTCATGACGTGGCTTGAGGAGAACGGGCGCGGTGTCGCCATGCCCGGCGGCCTGGTGCCGATCGTCCCGGCCGCGGTGATCTTCGACCTGCCGGTCGGCGGCTGGGGCTGCCGGCCCAACGCGGAGTTCGGCTACCAGGCGGCTGCCGCGGCCGGAACCGAGGTGGCCATGGGCACCGTCGGCGCCGGTGCGGGTGCGCGCGCCGGCGTCCTCAAGGGCGGATTGGGCACCGCGTCGACCACGCTCGACAACGGCGTGACGATCGGGGCGATCGTCGCGGTGAACAGCGCGGGCAACGTCATCGACCCCGCCACCGGACTTCCGTGGATGGCGCACCTGATCAAGTCGCTGGGACTGCAGCCACCGCTGGCATGCGAGATCGAGGCACTGACCACACTCGACCGGGAGAACAGCCCGCTCAACACCACGATCGCCGTCGTCGCGACCGACGCGGCCCTGAGCCCGGCGGCCTGCCAGCGCCTCGCGGTTGCGGCCCACGACGGGCTGGCCCACACCATCCGGCCCGCCCACACCCCCATCGACGGGGACACGGTCTTCACGCTCGCCACCGGCGCGGTG
The DNA window shown above is from Mycolicibacterium confluentis and carries:
- a CDS encoding MspA family porin → MRVQRAAAVAAGVLLLTVGVPSAGADPGPAVEPAVDAVEAVAVEPPPADPAAVADPAQAVVEPAAAVDDGAVVSNAPATSTAPDGWTLTVGAKDEFIKPVAPLTTALSSRDYEVRGVFNGSAVGPDGDGETPEGVLEVGYQIGCGIDMSTSNGVSLTGSVGVTPSIGLLGIDSNGIGIDGVAPVLSTPVSGGIAIGLKPGIVNIVPVTKKEYEGADPWVSINGFHIKIDGCVGESFIRSYAVLTRSTKVSDAIQAYYGTTKKV
- a CDS encoding ATP-dependent DNA helicase, encoding MTSRVDQARVVELLSTAVTALGGSEREGQVEMAKAVAHAFATGEHLAVQAGTGTGKSLAYLVPSIAVAVRDAESGPVVVSTATIALQRQLVDRDLPRLADALSRALPRKPRFALLKGRGNYLCLNKIHNGSAGDAEEGAPQEELFEPLAASALGREVQRLTAWSSETTSGDRDELKPGVSERAWSQVSVSARECIGVARCPFGSDCFSERARAIAGAADVVVTNHALLSIDAIADASVLPEHNLLVIDEAHELVDRVTSVATGELTAAVLAAAQRRSSRLIGPELTTRLEAAATTFTSAIHDAEPGRIDHLDEELATYLTALRDAAHNARADINPTPGDPQAAAARAEAVTALSDIHDTAARILESFGPPLTERYDVVWLDHEDNRGSVRPVLRVAPLSVAGLLRTRLFATTTTVLTSATLTVGGNFEAMAGAWGLAARRTDPAEGDQPAPAAPAPKWRGIDVGSPFEHQKSGILYVAKTLPPPGRDGTGSAEQLTEIEELITAAGGRTLGLFSSMRAARAAAEAMRERLDTPVLCQGEESTATLIEQFAQDHATSLFGTLSLWQGVDVPGPSLSLVLIDRIPFPRPDDPLLTARQRSVSARGGNGFMAVSANHAALLLAQGAGRLLRRADDRGVVAVLDSRMATARYAGYLRASLPPFWATTDPQQVRKALSRLRAAIDGE
- the aosR gene encoding oxidative stress transcriptional regulator AosR → MRPGCGPPCSRTADRGVTKGSRERVRKWKRVETDQGPRFRSTLAPHEAALLRSLVSSVVGMLDDREASSPADELEQITGMRTGNATPPDDATMARLLPDFFRQQREHPAGSAVAESLNAALRSLHEPEIIDAKRESAQQLLESCPADGGKFELTEEQAGAWIAAVNDVRLSLGAMLQIGPEGPDRLPSEHPLAGHLDVYQWLTVLQEYLVLALMGQM
- a CDS encoding nicotinate phosphoribosyltransferase codes for the protein MTVALLTDKYELTMLSAALRDGTAQRQATFELFARRLPDGRRFGIVAGTGRLLEALPHFRFDDTALAAVADFCDAATLDFLRDFSFRGDIDGYAEGDLYFPHSPVLTVRGTFAECVLLETLALSIFNHDSAIASAAARMVSAAAKRTLIEMGSRRTHEQAAVAAARAAYIAGFTGTSNLEASRRFGVPALGTSAHAFTMLYTGADGPDEPAAFRAQVAALGVGTTLLVDTYDVTTGIANAVAAAGTELGAVRIDSGDLGVLARQARRQLDDLGATGTRIVVSGDLDEYAIAALRAEPVDIYGVGTSLVTGSGAPTANMVYKLVEVDGRPVRKRSSQKESQGGAKQAVRLSKPTGTITEEVVFPVGQRPAGPDAGRLLTIPLVREGRAVVDVDLASARALVATGLTSIPWEGLKLSHGEPAIPTRTVAP
- a CDS encoding Vgb family protein, with the protein product MSSALTVPLPGGPYALAAGPDGRMWVTLVHSGEIAAVAADGATTVFPVAPEAKPSLIVAGADGAMWFTRTGDGQIGRITVDGTQTAFPLSEGSAPYGLVVGHDGCVWFTEMTHGGIGRITPAGEVSTEQMVRGAPSMICCGPDNALWFTLNQGNAIGRLDPSGAYTVREVPTRNAGPVGIAATHDDAVWFTEIRADKLGRIPVDDAMQEMPLPGKPHAVLADPAGGVWVSLWGSDQLARVTADGEITTFDLPQGSEPHGLAVGLDGAVWVALECGFVQRLPV
- a CDS encoding neutral zinc metallopeptidase; its protein translation is MLRVLATGVAVTATATLLASCSTVVQGSAVSVYADPFKVAGMQAVDGPTGLRSGISLDARDVEESDGGKIDQIAAQSVSDIEEYWDAAFSEAFPGAFKPVSALVSWDSNGYAENFCGDFTAGLVNAAFCPVDNTIGWDRGELFPALRRAHGDMAITMVLAHEYGHSVQKQARLNKRNVSTLVAEQQADCFSGAYMRWVAEDNSDRFTLSTGDGLNNLLVSMISFRDPLLTEEDRSFGAGEDEHGTAFERISAFQFGFTDGPSACASIDAKEVAQRRGDLPVALAGGETGEWAVSEESVRAFVDAMNAKFSPENPPTLTFDGDRASACQDARPSPPVSYCPSTNTLAVDLPGLQEMGSPRDGDDPSAMLSGDNSAYSVLMSRYVLALQNERGLELDSAEAGLRTACLTGVATTMLTARVNTPAGNTIALTAGDVDEAVAGLLINGLAASDVNGETVPAGFSRIDAFRTGVLGDQERCLRRFP
- a CDS encoding P1 family peptidase, yielding MTGSITDVAGILVGQHHRIDPDATLGSGWAAGSTVVIAPPGTVGAVDVRGGAPGTRETDLLDPANSVRYVDAVVLTGGSAYGLAVADGVMTWLEENGRGVAMPGGLVPIVPAAVIFDLPVGGWGCRPNAEFGYQAAAAAGTEVAMGTVGAGAGARAGVLKGGLGTASTTLDNGVTIGAIVAVNSAGNVIDPATGLPWMAHLIKSLGLQPPLACEIEALTTLDRENSPLNTTIAVVATDAALSPAACQRLAVAAHDGLAHTIRPAHTPIDGDTVFTLATGAVEVPPDADIPASMSPETKLVAKLGAAAADVLASAVLAGVLAAESIAGIPAYRDMLPTAFGGAAESE
- the clpS gene encoding ATP-dependent Clp protease adapter ClpS, whose translation is MAASAPTKPGAAGQQQVDTVASTERPWVTIVWDDPVNLMNYVTYIFQKLFGYSEPKATELMLQVHHEGKAVVSSGTRESMEVDVTKLHAAGLWATMQQDR